The sequence below is a genomic window from Labilibaculum sp. DW002.
TAAAGTAATTGGTTTAGGAGATTCTAATGATCCAAATTATATGGAATATTTAAACAAGTTTTTAAATGATTCCACAATGACTTTGGTAGCCAATAGAGTTTCGGAAGCATTTCCTTCTTTAGAAAAAGAGGAGAGTGAATTAAAAGATGCATTTAAGTACTTGAAGTATTATTATCCAAGCAAACCAGTTCCTAATTTTTATGCTCAAATTTCAGGTTTTAATCAATCGATAGTTGTAGCTGAAAATTTGGTTGGTATTAGTTTAGATAAATATTTGGGTGAAGATTGTGAGTTTTACTCTTATCTGGGTACACCAATGTATGCTAGGGAAAATATGATTCCTGAGCGCATTTCGCAAGATGTTGTTTTGGCTTATGGCTTAACCGAATTTCCTTTTCAACCCCTAAAAGATGATCTAATCAGTAACATGATCTATCAGGGGAAAATAAGATACTTTGTTCAGGCGATGATGCCAGACAAGAATGAATCAGATATTTTGAAATATTCAGAGTCAGAGTTTGAGTGGTGCGTTGAAAATCAGGAGTTGATGTGGGGATATGTTATCGAACAAAAACATTTGTTTAGCACTGATTACAGAACCATTATTAAATATATAAACGATGGTCCTTTTACTCCAGGAATGCCACAAGAATCACCTTCTAGAACTGGAATTTGGCTTGGTTTACAAATTGTAAAGCAGTACATGAACAAACATGAAGGATTTACCTTAGTTGATTTGATGAAGGAGAATGATTACGGAATGCTTCTTCGTGAGTCTGGCTATCAACCTTGATGAAAACTGCCATGAAACTAGCGATCATTCAATTCGCTCCAGTATTTGGAGATCTAAAAGCGACTTTAGCTGTCTTAACTGACTTATTAGAGCAAGTAAAAAAGGCTGATTTGGTTGTATTGCCTGAGTTAGCGAATTCGGGTTACAATTTTAATTCTAAGGAAGAGGCTTTCAGTTTAGCTGAAACGATTAAGTCTAGTGTATTTCTAGATTTTCTTCAAGCTAAATGTAAATTGTATGGTTTTACGATTGCTACTGGTTTCGCAGAAAAAGAAAATGATAGTTTATACAATTCTTCGGTGTTGCTAAATGGGGATGGAATTATAGGAACTTATCGGAAATTGCATCTTTTCATGAATGAAAAGCAGATATTTAAGCAAGGCAACTTAGGATTGCCGGTTTTTGAAATTAAAGGTGTGAAAATTGGGATGCTGGTTTGTTTCGATTGGATGTTTCCCGAAGTTTGGCGTAAATTGGCTTTGAAAGGAGTCGATCTTATTTTGCATCCTTCCAATTTGGTATTGCCATATGCACAATCGGTTATTCCTTCTTATGCATTGGTCAATCGAATTTTCATTGCTACAGCAAATCGAATTGGAATCGAAAAGGAGCTTTGTTTTACGGGACAATCAATAATTGCAAATCCAAAAGGAGAGCTTCTTGCTAAAGCGAATAAAGGAGAAGAAGTTTTGATTGTTGATATTGATCCATTAATTGCGCGGAACAAAATGATAACTCCATTGAATAACGCTTTTGAAGACAGACGAACAGATATTTACGAATAGCCTCAATAATGAACACTGCTGATATCGACCAACAAAAAAGAATTATCCGAAAGGAAATAAAACTGCTTAAGCAAAATTATTCTGAGCAGCAAAGTAAGGAAATGTCAATGCCTATTCTCGAAAAACTTGAGAGCTTGAAGGAATTTAAAGAAGCTAGAACAATCATGTTATATTGGTCGATGAAGGATGAGGTGTTTTCACATGATTTTGTTTGTAAGTGGGCGAAAGAGAAAAAAGTTATTCTTCCTAGTGTTAAAGGGCAAACGCTGGATTTAAAAGTATTTGCAGGGAAAGAGGAATTGGTTGATGGTGAAAATTATGGAATACCCGAGCCAGATGGACCTGTATTTATGGCTGAAGATGAAATTGATTTGATTTTAATTCCAGGAGTTGCTTTTGATAAAGCAAATAACAGAATGGGTAGAGGAAAAGCTTATTACGATCGATTGTTACAATCCTTAAGTGCTTATAAAGTTGGAATTTGTTTTCACTTTCAGCTTTTGGATGATGTTCCAATCGATGAACACGATATTAAAATGGATGCAATTGTTTATTAAATAAAAAAAACCGATGATCTAATCATCGGTTTTTTTAATATCTGTAGAGATACGGTTATTCAGGATGAATAGCTTCTACAGGACAAGCATCAACGCAAGTACCACAGTCAGTACAAAGATCTGCATCGATAACATAACGCTCATCTCCCATAGAGATCGCTTCAACTGGACATTCCCCTTCGCATGAACCGCAAGAAATACAATCGTCGTTAATTACGTAAGCCATTGTGTTTTATTTTTTAGTGTTAATAATTAATGCAAATGTAATATCATATTTTAAACTCAAAAAGAAAATGGAGTAGAAATCTATTATTTTAAAAGAGATTAAATAGTGAACAGTAGACCAAAATAAGAGTTTCAGGTGTTTTATCCTATGAAGATAAAAATGTCATTATTGTAATGTGCTCTGAGTCAAAGCATTGATCGGGTTATTTATTTAGGTGCGAGATTGCTAACCAAGCCATTGTATTCATCGATGTCTCTAACGAATCATCATTTGCTTCAAAATTTGAAGTGTGCAAGGAGCCGTTTTTGTCTGATTTAACGCCAAAACGATAGAAGGTAACGGGGTATTTTTGCGAGTAAAACCCAAAATCTTCCGTTGTCATTCTAATATCCATGTTCACAACCTTGTCATCGCCGAGTATATCTATTGCATTTTTTTTGGCTTCGTGAGTTAAATCTTCATCATTAACAAGAAAAGGATATCCATGTCTTATCTCGACTTCACACTCGGCACCCATTCCAGAAGCTGTTGATTTTGCAATGTTGGTAATTAACTGTTTCGCCTTTGCTCTCCATTCTTCGTTCATGGTTCTAAAAGTACCTTCTATTTTTACCTCTTCGGGGATAATATTGGTAGCACCATTGGCAATCATCTTGCCAAAAGACAGTACCGTAGGTATTCTGGCATCACAATGTCTGCTTACTATTTGTTGCAATGCAACGATAATATGAGATGCAATAAGAACATTGTCAGTGCATTTGTGAGGCATAGCAGCATGGCCTCCTTTACCTTTAATGTTTAAGTAAATCTCATCACCCGAAGCCATGTACATTCCCGATCGGAAACCAACTGTTCCAGCAGGCATATCCGGAAGAACATGTTGTCCTAAAATCCATTCTGGTTCGGGTTGCAAAGCTCCTTCTTCCATCATTAATTTTGCCCCACCTGGTAATAGTTCTTCACCAGGTTGAAAAATAAGCAAAACGGTTCCTTCCCATTCATCTTTAAATTCGCTTAATATTTTAGCAGTTCCTAATAAGCTAGCCATGTGTAAATCGTGCCCGCAAGCATGCATTACACCATTGTTTATAGAACAATATTTATTTTGTGGATTTTCTGTAATAGGCAAAGCATCCATATCTGAACGTAAAGCAATTACCTTTTTGTTTGGGTTTTTGCCTTCAATTTTCCCAACAATACCTGTTTTAGCAAAGCCGCTTTTGTAAGGGATTCCTATTTTCTTTAAATAATTTTGAATGAATTTTGAAGTTTCAACTTCTACAAAAGACAATTCTGGATTGGAATGTAAGTGTGCTCGTATATCTTTAATTTCAGCATTAATTGATTTTGAGAATGCCTTAATTTTGGTTTTTAAATCGGTCATGTGTGGTTAATTTTATTTTTCGAAAATCTGTTTAATGCAATAAACAAGCTAAATATACCAAAGATTTTCTTTACGGCTTACAGCATGATTTTTTATAAAGTACAAATCTACAAATTGTTTAGCACAGAAATTACTCGTCTTATCTCGCAATGGCAATTTCATTCTTTTATATTTAAACTGAAATTTTTGGTTTGGTTTTTGTTTTGTATTAAAATGGATATTTAGAAAATGCAATTAATTTCACAATTGTATTGATGATAATAATGGTTAGAGACTTGATAGGAATAGCATTGTGGAATATTTTTAGGCTTAACAACTATTTAACGATATTCTGAGATCCATTTAGCTATTTTTTTTTAATTTTGTATACTTAAACCAAATTTTACGGGAGAATTTATAACTCTTTAAATAGTTTGTCGTAATAGACAAAGTCACTGTAATTAAAATATTTAATTGATATGAGTAAAAAAATATTTTATTTGTTGGTAGTTGCCATTTTG
It includes:
- a CDS encoding gliding motility protein GldB, translating into MYLNYYKNISRNILILLFTFLVSCNSGPKKPDTSDIQLEVKILRFDQELFALKQNPDINQLRKRYIDVLPMYSNKVIGLGDSNDPNYMEYLNKFLNDSTMTLVANRVSEAFPSLEKEESELKDAFKYLKYYYPSKPVPNFYAQISGFNQSIVVAENLVGISLDKYLGEDCEFYSYLGTPMYARENMIPERISQDVVLAYGLTEFPFQPLKDDLISNMIYQGKIRYFVQAMMPDKNESDILKYSESEFEWCVENQELMWGYVIEQKHLFSTDYRTIIKYINDGPFTPGMPQESPSRTGIWLGLQIVKQYMNKHEGFTLVDLMKENDYGMLLRESGYQP
- a CDS encoding nitrilase-related carbon-nitrogen hydrolase encodes the protein MKLAIIQFAPVFGDLKATLAVLTDLLEQVKKADLVVLPELANSGYNFNSKEEAFSLAETIKSSVFLDFLQAKCKLYGFTIATGFAEKENDSLYNSSVLLNGDGIIGTYRKLHLFMNEKQIFKQGNLGLPVFEIKGVKIGMLVCFDWMFPEVWRKLALKGVDLILHPSNLVLPYAQSVIPSYALVNRIFIATANRIGIEKELCFTGQSIIANPKGELLAKANKGEEVLIVDIDPLIARNKMITPLNNAFEDRRTDIYE
- a CDS encoding 5-formyltetrahydrofolate cyclo-ligase, translating into MNTADIDQQKRIIRKEIKLLKQNYSEQQSKEMSMPILEKLESLKEFKEARTIMLYWSMKDEVFSHDFVCKWAKEKKVILPSVKGQTLDLKVFAGKEELVDGENYGIPEPDGPVFMAEDEIDLILIPGVAFDKANNRMGRGKAYYDRLLQSLSAYKVGICFHFQLLDDVPIDEHDIKMDAIVY
- a CDS encoding DUF362 domain-containing protein, yielding MAYVINDDCISCGSCEGECPVEAISMGDERYVIDADLCTDCGTCVDACPVEAIHPE
- a CDS encoding M20 metallopeptidase family protein; translation: MTDLKTKIKAFSKSINAEIKDIRAHLHSNPELSFVEVETSKFIQNYLKKIGIPYKSGFAKTGIVGKIEGKNPNKKVIALRSDMDALPITENPQNKYCSINNGVMHACGHDLHMASLLGTAKILSEFKDEWEGTVLLIFQPGEELLPGGAKLMMEEGALQPEPEWILGQHVLPDMPAGTVGFRSGMYMASGDEIYLNIKGKGGHAAMPHKCTDNVLIASHIIVALQQIVSRHCDARIPTVLSFGKMIANGATNIIPEEVKIEGTFRTMNEEWRAKAKQLITNIAKSTASGMGAECEVEIRHGYPFLVNDEDLTHEAKKNAIDILGDDKVVNMDIRMTTEDFGFYSQKYPVTFYRFGVKSDKNGSLHTSNFEANDDSLETSMNTMAWLAISHLNK